One segment of Microcoleus sp. FACHB-831 DNA contains the following:
- a CDS encoding WG repeat-containing protein encodes MRSQSRLTVRSSLGGWFNRKLSLVLLLAIALLFGCELVGNRNIVKNNAVSSREQAINPQIVALQPQFDAARTFSAGLAAVKIGRQFGYIDKTGKFIIRKQFDVALSFSSGLAAIKMGRKWGYIDITGKLVIQPQFDHGNDFSSDMAAVKIGKKWGYVHKNGKLAIQPEFEEDRRFSEGLAVVKIGSKYGYINNIGKFTIKAQFDEARSFSEGLAAVKISDNWGYINKNGKFEIEPQFNEAGDFYSGLAAVNTEGKCGYIDKTGDLAIEPQFDWGGGFSEGLAAISIADKVGYIDKMGNIVISPQFDRIYDFSSGMAAVKIGDKWGYIDKKGNLAIQPQFDGALSFSQGMARVKVGDKYGYVRHPLKN; translated from the coding sequence ATGCGATCGCAGTCGCGTCTGACCGTTAGATCGAGTTTAGGCGGTTGGTTTAACCGCAAATTAAGCCTAGTTTTGCTATTAGCGATCGCTCTACTATTCGGCTGTGAATTAGTAGGAAATAGAAATATAGTTAAAAATAACGCTGTTTCTTCTAGGGAACAAGCCATCAACCCGCAAATAGTTGCCCTCCAACCGCAATTTGATGCGGCTCGTACCTTTTCTGCTGGGCTGGCGGCGGTAAAAATAGGCCGCCAATTTGGCTATATCGATAAAACTGGCAAATTTATAATTAGAAAACAATTTGATGTTGCTCTGTCTTTTTCCTCTGGTCTAGCAGCGATAAAAATGGGACGCAAATGGGGCTATATCGATATAACTGGCAAGTTAGTTATCCAGCCACAATTCGATCATGGTAATGATTTTTCCTCGGATATGGCAGCGGTAAAGATAGGCAAAAAATGGGGCTATGTCCACAAAAATGGCAAGTTAGCCATACAGCCTGAATTTGAGGAGGATAGAAGATTTTCCGAAGGGCTAGCCGTAGTAAAGATCGGTAGCAAATATGGGTATATCAACAATATTGGCAAATTTACCATAAAGGCGCAATTTGACGAGGCTAGAAGCTTTTCAGAAGGTCTAGCAGCAGTAAAGATTAGCGACAATTGGGGCTATATCAATAAGAATGGCAAGTTTGAGATCGAACCGCAATTTAATGAGGCTGGTGACTTTTATTCAGGGCTGGCGGCGGTAAACACGGAAGGAAAATGCGGCTATATTGACAAGACTGGAGACTTGGCAATAGAACCACAATTTGATTGGGGCGGGGGTTTTTCTGAAGGTCTGGCGGCGATATCGATAGCCGACAAGGTGGGCTACATTGACAAAATGGGAAACATCGTCATCTCGCCGCAATTTGATAGGATATATGATTTTTCATCTGGGATGGCAGCGGTCAAGATTGGCGATAAGTGGGGCTATATCGACAAAAAGGGTAACTTAGCAATCCAGCCGCAATTTGATGGTGCTTTGTCTTTTTCCCAAGGGATGGCGCGGGTAAAGGTTGGGGACAAGTATGGCTATGTTCGCCATCCCTTAAAGAATTAA